The nucleotide sequence AGCTTCATCTCGCTGGCGGGACGTTTGCATGAGCTCCACCAGCGCGTGGAGGAACAAAAGGAGCACTACCTGAACCTTAGGCGTTATCGCCTGCGGGACGCCACCAACGTCTTCGAGCGGATCGACAATCCTCCGCTGCCATCGGTGGAACCTCAGAGGATTAGCAGCGGTCCAACGCCCTTTTCGAACATCTCGGCTTTGATGAACAAGTCCTATGCGGCGGCGGCCAGTTCCGCCAGCAATGCGGCAGCCAAGTGAAAATGGCATTGTTTTCCCCATTTTGAATAAATCGTTATGTACAAGAGAATCCAGTCTTTCGGGTTTAGTTATAGCATAGAATATATATTTCATCTGCAACAATCTTCACTTCTTTACCACCTGGATGACATCCTCGTCGGCCATTACATGGGCGATTCCGACGCGCTGCGGCGAGTATTTTGTGGAGGTGCCCCACACCAGGGCGTACTTGAATTGTGCCGCCAGCGTGCGATGGATGGCGTGGCACACGTGCTCCACACTGACACCCTGTGGAACGGGAGAAAGGTCAGAGATTAGAGGACTTTTACAGGGAAGAAGTATAACAATCTTGCCTTTCTGAGAATCAATCCGTCGTCGAAGTCCGGCGGAGCACCTGGCTTCTTTGTGTAAACCCTAATCAGCTGCAGTGCCTCCCAAAGCGCCTCCAGCATGTAGTCCAAATTCAGCTTCATGTTGCAACTGACCACAATCGAGTTCGGTTGGCGCGCCAGGCGGTCCACCTCCTCGATGGAGATCTGATCGATTTTGTTGTAGACATACAGACAAGGCAGATACACACGATTGGCTGTGACCACGTCGATGAACTCGTCCTCGGTGCAGTCCTCGCGGAACAGCACCTCGGCATTGAAGATCTTGAAGGAGTGCAGGATGGTCTGGACCATTTTCTCGTTGCAGCGCGTGAGGGCACAGGTGGCGTTGAAGCTCAGGCCACCGCCCTTCTTCTGCTTGAAGTAGATGTTGGGCTTGCGCTTGTTCAACCTGATGCCCACGCACTCCAGCTCCCGTTCGAGCAGCTCCCGATGGACATTTGGCTTGGTGGCGTCCAGCATCATGAGAACCAGGTCGGCAGTGCGGGCCACGGCGATGACCTGGCGACCACGCCCCTTGCCCTGGGCAGCACCCTCGATGATTCCGGGCAGATCCAGCAGTTGGATATTGGCGCC is from Drosophila suzukii chromosome 3, CBGP_Dsuzu_IsoJpt1.0, whole genome shotgun sequence and encodes:
- the LOC108014205 gene encoding developmentally-regulated GTP-binding protein 2 is translated as MGILEKIAEIEREIARTQKNKATEYHLGLLKAKLAKYRSQLLEPSKKGEKGDGFDVLKSGDARVALIGFPSVGKSTMLSTLTKTESEAANYEFTTLTCIPGVIEYQGANIQLLDLPGIIEGAAQGKGRGRQVIAVARTADLVLMMLDATKPNVHRELLERELECVGIRLNKRKPNIYFKQKKGGGLSFNATCALTRCNEKMVQTILHSFKIFNAEVLFREDCTEDEFIDVVTANRVYLPCLYVYNKIDQISIEEVDRLARQPNSIVVSCNMKLNLDYMLEALWEALQLIRVYTKKPGAPPDFDDGLILRKGVSVEHVCHAIHRTLAAQFKYALVWGTSTKYSPQRVGIAHVMADEDVIQVVKK